From a region of the Impatiens glandulifera chromosome 4, dImpGla2.1, whole genome shotgun sequence genome:
- the LOC124934654 gene encoding uncharacterized protein LOC124934654 produces the protein MYFMKLNQETYLKKILELGHTHVGKECMKLEKWKEGTRYDNIPKEIVQIWFKLRNIPPHMYNAEALSHFASLLGNPLYMDKITKENENLTYARMSVEVQPRSVLPNEITVVDRKGNATKMGIHYEWRPYKCVNCNTFKHSIMRCHKLMANHKVNQGTTNAEWRSQATKGNQTQEEGSKKGKEIDETGDSEEDKHKCKEVENAEDESKDTTEEKETKVVDPQTWKTELEKSSDKNLEILKKNTFYYVSTSSYRGRLNNKSRQISSSASIQSHFMKNARRLGHGRRQYG, from the exons ATGTATTTCATGAAACTCAATCAAGAGACTTATCTTAAGAAAATTTTAGAGTTGGGACATACACACGTGGGGAAAGAATGTATGAAGCTCGAAAAATGGAAGGAGGGTACGAGGTATGACAATATTCCAAAAGAAATAGTGCAAATCTGGTTCAAGTTGCGAAatatccctccccacatgtacaatgcggAAGCCTTAAGCCATTTCGCTAGCCTTCTAGGAAACCCTTTATACATGGACAAAATCACTAAGGAAAACGAAAATCTCACATATGCTAGGATGAGCGTTGAAGTTCAACCTAGAAGTGTTCTCCCCAACGAAATTACAGTGGTTGATCGAAAGGGAAATGCTACCAAGATGGGCATACACTATGAATGGCGACCATACAAATGTGTGAACTGCAATACCTTTAAACATTCTATAATGAGATGCCATAAATTAATGGCCAACCATAAAGTAAACCAGGGAACAACAAATGCAGAATGGAGAAGCCAAGCAACAAAAG gaaatcaaactcaagaagagggaagtaagaaaggaaaggaaattgATGAAACAGGGGATTctgaagaagataaacataaatgTAAGGAAGTGGAAAATGCAGAAGATGAAAGCAAAGATACAACAGAGGAGAAGGAAActaaggttgttgatcctcaaacaTGGAAAACTGAATTAgagaaaagtagtgacaaaaaCCTTGAAATCCTGAAAAAGAATACATTTTACTATGTTAgtacgagttcatatagaggaagattaaacaataagagcAGACAGATATCATCATctgcttcaattcaatctcatttcatGAAGAACGCGAGAAGATTGGGACATGGAAGAAGGCAATATGGTTAA